A genomic segment from Pseudorca crassidens isolate mPseCra1 chromosome 4, mPseCra1.hap1, whole genome shotgun sequence encodes:
- the UBE2D3 gene encoding ubiquitin-conjugating enzyme E2 D3 isoform X3 yields MFHWQATIMGPNDSPYQGGVFFLTIHFPTDYPFKPPKVAFTTRIYHPNINSNGSICLDILRSQWSPALTISKVLLSICSLLCDPNPDDPLVPEIARIYKTDRDKYNRLAREWTEKYAML; encoded by the exons aaTGACAGCCCATATCAAGGTGGTGTATTCTTTTTGACAATTCATTTTCCTACAGACTACCCCTTCAAACCACCTAAG gttgCATTTACAACAAGAATTTATCATCCAAATATTAACAGTAATGGCAGCATTTGTCTCGATATTCTAAGATCACAGTGGTCTCCTGCTTTAACTATTTCTAAAG ttctTTTATCCATTTGTTCACTGCTATGTGATCCAAACCCAGATGACCCCCTAGTGCCAGAGATTGCACGGATCTATAAAACAGACAGAGATAA GTACAATAGGTTAGCAAGAGAGTGGACAGAGAAATACGCTATGTTGTAG
- the UBE2D3 gene encoding ubiquitin-conjugating enzyme E2 D3 isoform X5 encodes MINDSPYQGGVFFLTIHFPTDYPFKPPKVAFTTRIYHPNINSNGSICLDILRSQWSPALTISKVLLSICSLLCDPNPDDPLVPEIARIYKTDRDKYNRLAREWTEKYAML; translated from the exons aaTGACAGCCCATATCAAGGTGGTGTATTCTTTTTGACAATTCATTTTCCTACAGACTACCCCTTCAAACCACCTAAG gttgCATTTACAACAAGAATTTATCATCCAAATATTAACAGTAATGGCAGCATTTGTCTCGATATTCTAAGATCACAGTGGTCTCCTGCTTTAACTATTTCTAAAG ttctTTTATCCATTTGTTCACTGCTATGTGATCCAAACCCAGATGACCCCCTAGTGCCAGAGATTGCACGGATCTATAAAACAGACAGAGATAA GTACAATAGGTTAGCAAGAGAGTGGACAGAGAAATACGCTATGTTGTAG
- the UBE2D3 gene encoding ubiquitin-conjugating enzyme E2 D3 isoform X4, translating to MALKRINKNDSPYQGGVFFLTIHFPTDYPFKPPKVAFTTRIYHPNINSNGSICLDILRSQWSPALTISKVLLSICSLLCDPNPDDPLVPEIARIYKTDRDKYNRLAREWTEKYAML from the exons aaTGACAGCCCATATCAAGGTGGTGTATTCTTTTTGACAATTCATTTTCCTACAGACTACCCCTTCAAACCACCTAAG gttgCATTTACAACAAGAATTTATCATCCAAATATTAACAGTAATGGCAGCATTTGTCTCGATATTCTAAGATCACAGTGGTCTCCTGCTTTAACTATTTCTAAAG ttctTTTATCCATTTGTTCACTGCTATGTGATCCAAACCCAGATGACCCCCTAGTGCCAGAGATTGCACGGATCTATAAAACAGACAGAGATAA GTACAATAGGTTAGCAAGAGAGTGGACAGAGAAATACGCTATGTTGTAG